Within the Mycobacterium gordonae genome, the region CTGCGCGGTGAGCCCCGCGCTGTGGACATCCTCGGGCGCGGCCGCGCCCGGCGCCTTCGACGGGCCCGACGACTACGCGGCCAATTCGGTGTGGGGCATGCCGGCGCTGGGTGCGATCCCGATCCGCATCGACTGCGGCGACAGTGACCCCTTCTATTCGGCGACAAAGCAGTTCATCGCCCAACTCCCGAATCCGCCGGCGGGCGGTTTCTCCCCGGGCGGTCACGACGGCGGTTTCTGGAGCTCCCAGTTGCCGGCGGAGTTGACTTGGATGGCGCCCCTGCTGACGGCGTAGACCCTGGTTGTGCGGCCAGTGCGCCGCTACGCTCCCCCCGTGAGCACACCATTCGGCTGGAACAACCCGTACCGCTGGCCTCGGACGCCGATGCTGGCTGCCAATGCGGTCTGCACATCGCAGCCACTGGCCGCACAGGCAGGTCTCCGAATGCTCGCCGACGGCGGGAATGCGGTGGACGCGGCCGTCGCCACCGCGATCACCCTGACGCTGGTCGAACCGGTGTCCAACGGCATCGGGTCGGATGCCTTCGCCATCGTCTGGGACGGTGAGCGTCTGCACGGCCTCAACGCGTCTGGCCGCGCACCGGCAGCGTGGACACCCGAATACTTTGGCGGGCAGGGTGTTCCGGCTGCCGGGTGGAACTCCGTCACGGTACCCGGAGCGGTATCGGCCTGGGCACAACTGCATGCCCAGTTCGGGAGGCTCCCGTTCGAGCGACTCTTCGCACCCGCTATCGCATATGGCCGCAACGGTTTTCTGGTCTCGCCGATGGTGGCCACCCAGTGGGCGGCCCAGGTGCCGTTGTTCGCCGAGCAGCCCGGGTTCGCCGAAGCCTTCCTGCCGGGAGGACGGGCGCCGAAAGCCGGCGAGCTGTTCACTTTTCCCGACCATGCGGACACGCTGGAGAAGATCGCAGCATCCGGTGGGGTGGAGTTCTATCGCGGTGAGTTGGCGGCGGCGCTCGAAGCGCACTCCACGGCGAACGGCGGCGCGCTACGCGCGAACGACTTGGCCGCGCACCGAGCCGATTGGGTGGGCACGATCAGCAACGAGTATCGCGGGTACACGGTGCACGAAATACCGCCCAATGGTCAAGGAATCGTGGCTTTGATCGCGCTAGGGATCCTCGATCATTTCGACATGGCCTCGCGGCCAGTCGATTCCGCCGACAGTGTGCACCTGCAGATCGAAGCGCTGAAACTGGCTTTCGCCGACGCACACGCCTACGTCGCCGATATCGACCACATGGCCGTCACCGCCGCGCAGCTGCTCGACCGCGATTACTTGAAGCAGCGGGCCGCACTGATCGATCCCGCCCGCGCCAACCCCGCCTCGGCCGGAACACCCAAGGGCGGCACGGTTTATCTGACCGCCGCCGATTCCGCGGGGATGATGGTGTCGATGATCCAGTCGAACAACATGGGTTTCGGCTCCGGCGTGGTGGTGCCGGGCACCGGCATATCATTGCACAATCGTGGCGCCAATTTCTCTGCGATACAGGGTCATCCGAACCAGGTCGGACCGGGCAAGCGCCCGTACCACACCATCATTCCGGGCTTCGTCACCAAGGACGGCGCGCCCGTGATGACCCTGGGCGTGATGGGCGGGCCCATGCAGCCACAGGGCCACGTACAGGTTCTGGTGCGCATCGCCGACTACGGCCAGAACCCCCAGGCCGCCTGCGACGGCCCGCGCTTCCGTTGGGTACAGGGCATGGAAGTCAGTTGCGAGAACGGATTTCCACCGAAGACCCTCGACGGTCTCCGTCAGCGTGGGCATGAACTGCTCACCGTGGATGACTACAACGCGTTCGGCAGTTGCCAGGCGATCTGGCGTTTGGACGACGGATATCTCGCGGCCAGCGACCCGCGTCGGGACGGGCAGGCCGCCGCGCTCTGACGCCGCGAAGCCCTGGCCCGGCCGTAGGCATCGATTGACGGCAAGCCACGCCGTCGCCTTTCCCGGCGCGCGTTCCGACACCAGCGGCAGCTCCGCCTCGCGCGTGCTACCAGCCACTGGCACCCATCTCGGCCGCGTCGCGGACGAAGACACCCCACAGCACATAGCGGTCGGTCGGGACCAGACCTCCGTTAAACCAGCTTGCCGACGTTCCCGGCTTCACCGTCACCGATCCCGCGACGGTCGTTGAGCCGCTGAGGTTCTCACGATCAGCGGCCCACCCGTCAACCCCGTCTCGGACCTTCACCCGACGAGATAAGGTGAACTAAAGGTAAACTCATAGGAAACTATAGATGACTTGGCGATGAATCGCTGGGTACTATCGAATGAGCAATTGCGGGCTGGCGCCGAGGCTGCGCTCGGCATTCCTGTTACGGACGGTGCGATGATTGGCTCAGTTCATCGAAGCCCCGGCATGGGTTTGGGTGCCGGAGATGTGTTCGCCGGATACACGATTGACCGGTTGTTGGGCGCCGGCGGCATGGGCGAGGTCTACCTGGTCCGGCATCCACGCTTGCCACGCCGCGAGGCGCTGAAGGTCCTGAACGACGACATCTCTGCCGACGACGCCTATCGTCAGCGCTTCATCCGAGAGGCGGACCTGGCTGCCGCACTGTGGCATCCGAATATCGTGCGGATCAACGACCGTGGCGAGTTCGACGGGCAACTGTGGATCTCGATGGACTTCGTCGACGGTACCGACGCCGCGAGCCTGTTGCGCGCCCAGTATCCGGTCGGCATGCCGGCCGATCAGGTAGCCGACATCATCCAGGCGATCGCAGGCGCGCTCGACTACGCGCATCACCATCATGACGTGCTACACCGCGATGTCGGTCCGGCGAACATCCTGCTCACCGGTCCGGACACCGGCGAACAACGAGTCCTGTTGAGCGACTTCGGCATAGCACGCAACATCGGCGACATCGGCGGCCTGACCGCGACCAACATGATGATCGGCACCTTCCCCTACGCAGCGCCTGAGCAATTGACCGACGAACCCATCGACGGCCGCGCCGATCAGTACGCTCTGGCCGCAACCGCCTACCACCTGCTAACCGGCGCCCCGCTGTTCCCGCACACCAACCCCGCCGTTGTGATCAGCCGCCACCTCAGCACGCCACCTCCCGCCCTGGCCGACATCCGGCCCACACTCAAGGCCTTCGACCCGGTCTTCGCCATCGCGCTGGCCAAAGATCCCGCCGATCGATTCATCCGATGCACCGACTTCGCCGATGCCTTCACACGCGCCGTCCACTCGATCGGCCAATCAACAAACTCGGTATGGACCATGCCCAGACCCATCGCGGTCCGGACACCCAAGCAGCCCGCCCCCGCCGTCCAACCACAACGGCGGAATCGGCAGACCATCGCGGCCGCAGCAACGGTCATCGCACTCACCGGCATCGCGGCCAGCGGCTACCAGATCGACGACAGGCCTGACGCCGGGCCGCCCGCGGCGTCCCCGGCTTCCACGCAACCTCAGCTGGCAGCCGAGAATGTGCCACCACCCGCGGCGGCCGCGCAGCCGATGGCGTTGCCGCCGAAGGACACTGCCTCAAGCCCCGTTCCGGCGCCGGCTCCGGCGCCCGCAGCCACTCCACACCGGACGTCCGTTCCCGCCGCTGCGTCCCCTCCGGCCGCGCCGGCCGCGGCGACTCCGGCTCAGCCGTCACCACCGAAGGCGCCGGCGCCCCCACCGCAGCGGCCCGCCGACCCGGACCAGGCCTTCGTCAACATGGTGTCCGGCATCCCTGGTCTGACCGTCACCGATCCGGCCGCAGCCGCCGCGACCGGCCGCGCCGTGTGCACGAGCCTGCAAAACGGTGGGACGCCCAATGATTCCGTGCAGGCGACGGTGAACGGCAACAACACTGTCACGCCCGCTCAGGCGGCCGCCGGGGTCAACGCGGCGATCACCGTCTACTGTCCGCAATTTCAGCAATAGCCGGCGCATATCGCTGCCAAGAGCGCCACGCAAGGATGGTCACGATTCATCTGCACGAGGTCAGCGGTCGATCATCGACCTGCCACATGTGGGAGCTGCCATCAAGGACGAACAGGTCCTTGCTATTGCCCGTCCTCTTCGGGTCAAACACCCGCACCACGTCATAGGGCACGGTCCGGTCGGCGCGGCCGCTCACATAGTCGGGCCGTTGCGCACGCGTGATCTCCACGTCCACCGATAGGTCCCGGGCGAGCTGTCTCACTTCGTCTGGATTGGCCACCAACGCCGCCTCCCATTTGACCTGGGCCGTGAAGCGTGGCTGAACCTCTTGCTTGCACCGCTCAGTCGAGGCGATCAGGGCATGGTGCTGATCAGCGACGGCATGCTCGTGAAAGCCTTCGACGATCACCCAGACACCGATGCCGACCGCCAGTGCAGCGCCGATCATTCGGCCGGCCACGTTGACCGTGACATAGGTTTCGGATGGCTCGGGGGGAGCCTCGAACTTCCAACCCTCATCCAGGTAGAACGCCTCCCGCGGGTGAAGCGCCAAATACACCAGCAGCGCAGCGATCACAAACAGCGCCAGTCCGAGGAACAGCACGAAGACTCCCTCCGTTTCACGCCCGATCACCAAGCGATCCGATTCGCCACCCGCGCGGCGATATGACGTTGATAGGCGCCCCGGACCGCGATTTCAAGTCAGGTGCAGAGTGTGACCGTGCCGGCGAGACCGGATCTAGAGGTTGATGTTCCCTTCGGCGGCTCGCTGTCCGATATCGGTGCGGAAGTGCCCGCCGGGCAATCGAATCGAGCCGAGGATTCCGTACGCGCGGGCACGCGCCTCGGCCAGGTCGACACCGGTGCCGACCACCGACAGCACCCGGCCGCCGGAGGAGACAATCGCGCCGTCGCCGCGGCGTGCGGTGCCGGCGTGCAGGACGCCGTCGGCTTCCGAGCCGACGATGACATCGCCGACCCGCGGCCGCCCGGGATAGTTCTCCGCGGCCAACACCACCGTCACGGCAGCACCGTCACGCCACCGCAATGGCTCGAAGTCAGCCAGCCTTCCGCTGCCGGCTGCATACAGTAACTGGCCCAGCGGCGACTCCAGGAGTGCCAGAACCGCCTGCGTCTCCGGATCACCGAAGCGACAGTTGAACTCGACCACGGCCGGGCCGGTGGAGGTGATCGCCAGGCCGGCGTACAGCAAGCCGTTGAACGGGCTACCGCGCCGAACGAGCTCGGCCGCGACGGGTTCGACCACCTGGTTGACAATCTCGCGGTAGACGGCTTCGGGCAGCCACGACAGCGGCGCATATGCCCCCATGCCGCCGGTGTTGGGGCCGGCATCACCGTCACCGACCCGTTTGAAGTCCTGCGCGGGCAGCAACGGCACCACCGTCGCGCCGTCGAGCACGCAGAACAAGGAGACCTCGGGCCCGTCCAGAAAAGACTCGAGCAGCACAGGATGACCCGACTCGAGCAGGCTGGCGGCGTGAGCGCGAGCAGCCTCGCGGTCAGCGGTGACCACCACGCCTTTTCCGGCGGCCAGCGAGTCGTCCTTGACCACCCAGGCGGGGTTACCGGCCGGTGGCCCGAAGCGTCCGAGCGCGGCGTCCAAATGTGCCGGGTTGTCGACGATTTCACTGGCAGCGGTCCGCACTCCGGCCGCGGCCATGACTTCTTTGGCGAAGGCTTTGGAGCCCTCGATCCGCGCCGCGTCCCGGCCGGGTCCGAAACAGACGATGCCGGCGGCGCGCAGGGCGTCGGCCACCCCGAGAACCAGCGGCACCTCGGGACCGATGACGACGAGGTCGGCCTCGACCTTGCGCGCCAGGGCCACGACCTGGTCAGCGGAGGTGATATCGACGTCGTGCTGCTCGGCCAGCCGGGCGGTGCCGGCGTTGCCGGGCGCGATGACCAAACCCGTGACCTGCGGGTCTCTGCTGAGCGCCAGCAGCAGGGCATGTTCACGGGCACCGGAGCCGATCACCAGGACGCGCACGACAGGTCACACTAGCGGCATCACGGCAACAACGGGTTTCGCAGGTTGTCCTAGTGCACTGCGAAGCGGGCCGGCGACCGGCGCAATGTCCGGCCGCACACCGGGCCTACCCGCCGCAGTAGGTGGCCTCGACGGTTTGTTCACCGAGCACCTTCATCTCGGCGATCCGAAGTTGGTCGGCCAACCCGTTGACATTGATGGTCGATTGCAGGCGGTCATAGAAATGCCGAACCAACGCCTCGAAAGTGGGTGAGAAGTCCACGGTGCACAATTTGAGTCCACCTTTTTTGGCCACCGCGGCGATATCGTCGTACAGCGGGTCGCTCCTATCGACCACGAACGCGTGATCCACCTCGTCGAGTATCGGCCGAAATGCATTTTCCAGCAGGTCGGTGTCGAGCAGGAAGTACTGCTCGTCCAGCGCGTCACCGACAAGGGTTACCGAGACGAATATGGTGTGGCCGTGCAGATTCGCGCACTTGTTCGCAATCAGGTCCGGTGTGTAGAGCTCACTGCCACCGCGACTGGTGCGCATATCGTGCGTCCAAGTACGATGTCCCATCTCCAGCCGGATGGTTTGTTTGATGGTGTAGGGCATGTTTCCCCTTCGTCCACTAGTCGAGCCCGTAACTGGCATTAAGTGTCGAAGCGCAGCGGAGTTCTGCGCGTCTGAGCGCGCAACCGTCGAGTTGCAGTTTGCCGCTTATTCGCTCGTAGATATGTTGCACGAGGCCTTCGATAGTTGGATTGAAATCGACCTGGTAAATCTTGTCCTCGATATGCGCCAGTTCGCAGACTTTGACGAACTCATCGAATATGGGGTCCTTGTCCCAGATGATGAAAGAGTGGTCCAAATCATCGATGACCGGTTTGACGATGACGGCCAAGTCATTGGTGTCGAAGACGGTTTTCATACCGTTCAACTCACCTTTGAACTCTAATACCAGCTTCA harbors:
- the ggt gene encoding gamma-glutamyltransferase: MSTPFGWNNPYRWPRTPMLAANAVCTSQPLAAQAGLRMLADGGNAVDAAVATAITLTLVEPVSNGIGSDAFAIVWDGERLHGLNASGRAPAAWTPEYFGGQGVPAAGWNSVTVPGAVSAWAQLHAQFGRLPFERLFAPAIAYGRNGFLVSPMVATQWAAQVPLFAEQPGFAEAFLPGGRAPKAGELFTFPDHADTLEKIAASGGVEFYRGELAAALEAHSTANGGALRANDLAAHRADWVGTISNEYRGYTVHEIPPNGQGIVALIALGILDHFDMASRPVDSADSVHLQIEALKLAFADAHAYVADIDHMAVTAAQLLDRDYLKQRAALIDPARANPASAGTPKGGTVYLTAADSAGMMVSMIQSNNMGFGSGVVVPGTGISLHNRGANFSAIQGHPNQVGPGKRPYHTIIPGFVTKDGAPVMTLGVMGGPMQPQGHVQVLVRIADYGQNPQAACDGPRFRWVQGMEVSCENGFPPKTLDGLRQRGHELLTVDDYNAFGSCQAIWRLDDGYLAASDPRRDGQAAAL
- a CDS encoding serine/threonine-protein kinase, with the protein product MIGSVHRSPGMGLGAGDVFAGYTIDRLLGAGGMGEVYLVRHPRLPRREALKVLNDDISADDAYRQRFIREADLAAALWHPNIVRINDRGEFDGQLWISMDFVDGTDAASLLRAQYPVGMPADQVADIIQAIAGALDYAHHHHDVLHRDVGPANILLTGPDTGEQRVLLSDFGIARNIGDIGGLTATNMMIGTFPYAAPEQLTDEPIDGRADQYALAATAYHLLTGAPLFPHTNPAVVISRHLSTPPPALADIRPTLKAFDPVFAIALAKDPADRFIRCTDFADAFTRAVHSIGQSTNSVWTMPRPIAVRTPKQPAPAVQPQRRNRQTIAAAATVIALTGIAASGYQIDDRPDAGPPAASPASTQPQLAAENVPPPAAAAQPMALPPKDTASSPVPAPAPAPAATPHRTSVPAAASPPAAPAAATPAQPSPPKAPAPPPQRPADPDQAFVNMVSGIPGLTVTDPAAAAATGRAVCTSLQNGGTPNDSVQATVNGNNTVTPAQAAAGVNAAITVYCPQFQQ
- the purD gene encoding phosphoribosylamine--glycine ligase, with product MRVLVIGSGAREHALLLALSRDPQVTGLVIAPGNAGTARLAEQHDVDITSADQVVALARKVEADLVVIGPEVPLVLGVADALRAAGIVCFGPGRDAARIEGSKAFAKEVMAAAGVRTAASEIVDNPAHLDAALGRFGPPAGNPAWVVKDDSLAAGKGVVVTADREAARAHAASLLESGHPVLLESFLDGPEVSLFCVLDGATVVPLLPAQDFKRVGDGDAGPNTGGMGAYAPLSWLPEAVYREIVNQVVEPVAAELVRRGSPFNGLLYAGLAITSTGPAVVEFNCRFGDPETQAVLALLESPLGQLLYAAGSGRLADFEPLRWRDGAAVTVVLAAENYPGRPRVGDVIVGSEADGVLHAGTARRGDGAIVSSGGRVLSVVGTGVDLAEARARAYGILGSIRLPGGHFRTDIGQRAAEGNINL
- a CDS encoding 6-pyruvoyl trahydropterin synthase family protein, yielding MRTSRGGSELYTPDLIANKCANLHGHTIFVSVTLVGDALDEQYFLLDTDLLENAFRPILDEVDHAFVVDRSDPLYDDIAAVAKKGGLKLCTVDFSPTFEALVRHFYDRLQSTINVNGLADQLRIAEMKVLGEQTVEATYCGG
- a CDS encoding 6-pyruvoyl trahydropterin synthase family protein; this translates as METSVGHTIEKTFRFDAGHRSLGFDYKKEETIHGHTWQLKLVLEFKGELNGMKTVFDTNDLAVIVKPVIDDLDHSFIIWDKDPIFDEFVKVCELAHIEDKIYQVDFNPTIEGLVQHIYERISGKLQLDGCALRRAELRCASTLNASYGLD